A genome region from Pygocentrus nattereri isolate fPygNat1 chromosome 10, fPygNat1.pri, whole genome shotgun sequence includes the following:
- the gjb3 gene encoding gap junction protein beta 3: MDWKTFQALLSGVNKYSTAFGRIWLSVVFVFRVMVYVVAAERVWGDEQKDFDCNTKQPGCSNVCYDHFFPISHIRLWALQLIFVTCPSLLVVMHVKYREDRERKYRQKHGTDAKLYDNTGKKHGGLWWTYLLSLFAKTGIEVAFLYILHHIYNSFDLPRLVKCQVTPCPNVVDCYIGRPMEKKVFTYFMVGASAICIVLSICEILYLISKRISRCAKKMKSHREHSMSLYHSQYRDQDSNCTLPMHELNHKPEYNAKLKAELHPMSNKPSVGMRASAPNLSFA; this comes from the coding sequence atggACTGGAAGACGTTCCAGGCCCTGCTCAGCGGGGTGAACAAATACTCCACGGCGTTTGGGCGGATCTGGCTCTCCGTGGTCTTCGTGTTCCGGGTGATGGTGTATGTGGTGGCGGCAGAACGCGTGTGGGGTGACGAACAGAAGGACTTTGACTGCAACACGAAGCAGCCAGGCTGCTCCAATGTCTGCTACGACCACTTCTTTCCCATCTCGCACATCCGCCTGTGGGCGCTGCAGCTCATCTTCGTCACGTGTCCCTCGCTGCTGGTGGTCATGCACGTTAAGTACAGGGAAGACCGTGAGCGGAAGTACCGTCAAAAACACGGCACGGATGCCAAACTCTACGACAACACGGGCAAGAAGCACGGTGGCCTGTGGTGGACCTACCTGCTCAGCCTCTTTGCCAAGACAGGCATTGAGGTGGCCTTCCTCTACATCCTCCACCACATCTACAACAGCTTCGACCTGCCCCGGCTGGTCAAGTGTCAGGTCACGCCTTGTCCCAATGTGGTGGACTGCTACATCGGCAGGCCCATGGAGAAGAAGGTCTTCACCTACTTCATGGTTGGCGCCTCGGCCATCTGCATCGTGCTCAGCATCTGCGAGATCCTCTATCTGATCTCTAAACGGATCTCCAGGTGTGCCAAAAAGATGAAGAGCCATCGTGAGCACAGCATGAGTCTTTACCACTCTCAGTACCGGGACCAAGACAGCAACTGCACCCTGCCCATGCACGAACTGAACCACAAGCCGGAGTACAATGCCAAGCTGAAGGCCGAGCTCCATCCAATGTCCAACAAGCCAAGCGTTGGCATGAGGGCTTCTGCTCCCAACCTTTCCTTTGCTTAG